In the Mauremys mutica isolate MM-2020 ecotype Southern chromosome 13, ASM2049712v1, whole genome shotgun sequence genome, one interval contains:
- the LOC123347856 gene encoding olfactory receptor 12D2-like gives MENQTEANNFVLLGLTNLQGLQHFLFPLFLLLYMTSLLGNGAILAVVLAEPRLHTPMYFFLGNLSCLDICYSTVTMPKMLSGFLSEHQTISFAGCLAQLHFFHLLGSSEAILLAVMAYDRYVAICNPLRYRLVMSPRACLLLAAATWSTGFLHALMTTVLASRLPFCGHNHVPHFFCDIKPLLNLACGSTRLNLILVNVDAAVLGLSSFILTLLSYVYIISFLLLKVQSREGRRKAFSTCASHLTVVSLFYIPVLGNYIAAAPGVSSERDMIPTLMYSIATPVLNPLIYTLRNEEVKSSLKKFLNRKPCSWKDMH, from the coding sequence ATGGAGAACCAGACAGAGGCGAACAATTTCGTCCTTCTCGGCCTAACCAATCTCCAGGGACTGCAGCACttcctcttccctctcttcctcctcctctacaTGACCAGCCTGCTGGGTAATGGGGCCATCCTGGCTGTGGTGTTGGCTGAGCCCCggctccacacccccatgtactttttcctggGTAATCTCTCCTGCCTGGACATCTGCTACTCCACAGTCACCATGCCCAAGATGCTGTCTGGTTTCCTGTCAGAGCACCAGACCATCTCCTTTGCCGGCTGCCTGGCCCAGCTCCACTTCTTCCACCTCCTGGGCAGCAGTGAGGCCATACTTCTGGCCGTCATGGCCTATgaccgctacgtggccatctgcaaccCGCTGCGCTACAGGCTGGTCATGAGCCCAAgggcctgcttgctcctggcaGCAGCCACCTGGTCCACCGGCTTCCTGCATGCCCTGATGACCACCGTCTTGGCATCCAGGCTGCCCTTCTGTGGCCACAATCATGTCCCCCACTTCTTCTGTGACATCAAGCCCCTGTTGAACCTGGCCTGCGGCAGCACCCGCCTCAACCTGATCCTCGTCAACGTAGATGCTGCAGTCCTCGGTCTGAGTTCCTTCATCCTCACACTCCTCTCCTACGTCTACAtcatttccttcctcctcctgaaGGTCCAGTCTCGAGAAGGCAGGAGAAAGGCCTTCTCGACCTGCGCCTCCCACCTCACCGTGGTGTCGCTTTTCTATATACCAGTTCTTGGCAACTACATAGCTGCCGCCCCTGGGGTCTCCTCTGAAAGAGACATGATACCCACCCTCATGTACAGCATTGCCACCCCAGTCCTGAACCCCCTGATCTACACCCTGAGAAATGAGGAGGTGAAATCTTCCCTGAAGAAATTCCTGAACAGAAAACCCTGTTCCTGGAAGGACATGCATTAA